One genomic window of Oncorhynchus kisutch isolate 150728-3 linkage group LG24, Okis_V2, whole genome shotgun sequence includes the following:
- the si:dkey-93l1.9 gene encoding ninjurin-2 — MDSEARANGEDITLNKLDDIEANHDRLDPSGKVYRMINMNHYATRKSVAQSMLDVALLMANSSQLKTVLYMESQYRFYKPLIVLLSVSITLQVVVGLLLVFIVKYDLNDVRKHSKLNMMNNTATVFVFFTVIINIFITALGFEGAVIGLPEPQSFLLTTEQNQTGGL; from the exons ATGGACAGTGAAGCAAGGGCGAATGGGGAGGACATCACTCTCAACAAACTAGACGACATAGAA GCAAACCACGACCGTCTTGACCCCTCTGGAAAGGTGTACCGAATGATTAACATGAATCACTATGCCACTAGGAAGAGTGTAGCTCAGAGTATGCTTGATGTGGCTCTACTCATGGCTAACTCATCCCAGCTAAAGACTGTCCTATATATGGAGTCACAGTACAGATTCTACAAACCTCTCATAGTACTGCTGTCCGTGTCTATTACGCTACAGGTTGTCGTGGGACTACTGCTGGTCTTTATAG tgaagTATGATCTGAATGATGTGAGGAAACACTCAAAGCTGAACATGATGAACAACACAGCAACAGTATTTGTTTTCTTCACAGTCATCATCAACATCTTCATCACTGCGCTAGGCTTTGAGGGTGCTGTGATAGGACTTCCAGAACCCCAATCCTTCCTTCTGACCACTGAACAGAACCAGACCGGAGGCCTCTAG
- the rbsn gene encoding rabenosyn-5 isoform X1, producing the protein MRQGHTVGVTATTLHPPINMASSYLPPFEGTGEVKEGFLCPLCLKDLQSFYQLQEHYEEEHSGDDRHVRGQLKSLVQKAKKAKDKLLKRDGEDKPEMDSYESFYYGGVDPYMWEPQELGATRSHLDFFKKHRAARIDHYVIEVNKLIIRLEKLTSFDRMNIDAGKIRAIEKSVVSWVSDSDVPFCPDCGNKFNLRNRRHHCRLCGSIMCKKCMEFVPLPLAYKLTSGTREALSVPGSPGQSQSPPTGGGGGSISGMGSRRGSISSLSSVTSILEEKDDERIRCCCHCMDTLMRKQQKLEEKDHVPDIVKLYERLRLCMDKVDERAPEYIRMAESLNAGETTYNLDTAGGLRMEVQKYYELIDALSKRILTLGMKEEPQPHPKNLQLQRMVRYTATLFVQEKLLGLMSLPTKDKYEELKMKRKQEQEKRLAQERLAAQKRRQDSEKNRPASSTNGEPPQAPRVLRMTKAGGWLPSSDTLHTHGELEDPMLQQIENIRSFLRQAKAAHRHDEVAMLEENLRQLQDEYDQQQTHLAITLSQRLAQEELQHLEDRERGKMKHRAQSQAPGSTQATYTWQGSLNLTHTGSLHRDGEEENKEEELTPKAERSPPSMRAFPALTDQDEESPPWLGGDVEGQNSASFNPFKEEDSTTVEEDPSNPFSEEIQKEHKEVANGKKEYNPFEEEEEGGVQGQADGVTGNPFEEEENNEGNPFKEASGNTPPGASTNPFEEEGEAAMTDVDLIEEELLLQQIDNIRAYIFDAKLNGRLDEVELLSENLRELQRTLQEQKLKTH; encoded by the exons ATGAGACAGGGACACACCGTGGGTGTCACTGCTACCACCCTGCACCCCCCCATCAACATGGCCTCCAGCTACCTGCCCCCCTTTGAGGGCACAGGGGAGGTGAAGGAGGGCTTCCTGTGCCCGCTTTGCCTGAAGGACCTGCAGTCATTCTACCAGCTGCAGGAGCACTATGAGGAGGAACACTCTGGGGATGACAGACATGTCAGGGGACAGCTCAAGA GTCTAGTCCAGAAGGCTAAGAAAGCCAAAGACAAGCTGctgaagagggatggagaggacaaGCCAGAGATGGACAGCTATGAGTCCTTCTACTACGGTGGAGTAGACCCCTACATGTGGGAGCCTCAGGAGCTGG GAGCCACCAGAAGTCATCTGGACTTCTTCAAGAAGCACAGAGCTGCCAGGATCGACCACTACGTCATCGAGGTCAACAAGCTAATTATCAGGCTGGAGAAA CTGACCTCATTTGACAGGATGAACATAGATGCAGGCAAGATTAGAG cgATTGAGAAGTCTGTTGTGTCGTGGGTGAGTGACTCTGATGTCCCGTTCTGTCCCGACTGCGGGAACAAGTTCAACCTCCGGAACAGACGACACCACTGCCGTCTCTGTGGCTCTATCATGTGTAAGAAGTGCATGGAGTTTGTGCCCCTGCCTTTGGCTT ACAAGCTGACCAGTGGGACACGGGAGGCCCTGAGTGTTCCAGGCAGCCCGGGCCAGTCTCAGTCCCCTCCAACAGGGGGTGGTGGGGGCAGCATCAGCGGGATGGGCTCCAGGAGAGGCAGCATCAGCAGCCTGAGCAGTGTCACCTCCATTCTGGAAGAGAAGGATGACGAGAGGATCCGTTGCTGCTGCCACTGCATGGACACCCTGATGAGGAAACAGCAGAAACTGGAGGAGAAGGACCACGTGCCTGACATCGTCAAGCTCTACGAG AGGCTGAGGCTGTGCATGGACAAGGTGGACGAGAGAGCTCCAGAGTACATCAGAATGGCTGAGTCTCTTAA TGCTGGAGAGACCACCTATAACCTGGACACGGCTGGTGGACTGAGAATGGAAGTCCAGAAATACTACGAACTTATCGATGCACTGAG TAAGAGGATCTTAACACTGGGAATGAAGGAGGAGCCACAGCCCCATCCAAAGAATCTCCAGCTGCAGAGGATGGTCAGATACACAGCCACACTGTTCGTCCAG GAGAAGTTACTGGGTCTGATGTCTCTGCCCACTAAGGACAAGTATGAGGAGCTGAAGATGAAGCGgaagcaggagcaggagaagaggcTCGCCCAGGAAAGACTG GCTGCCCAGAAGAGAAGGCAGGACTCTGAGAAGAACCGCCCAGCCTCTAGCACCAACGGGGAGCCTCCCCAGGCCCCCAGAGTCCTCCGCATGACCAAAGCTGGAGGCTGGCTGCCCTCCTCAGACACCCTCCACACCCACGGGGAGCTGGAAGACCCCATGCTGCAGCAGATAGAGAATATCCGGTCGTTCCTGCGGCAGGCCAAGGCCGCCCATAGACATGACGAGGTGGCCATGCTGGAGGAGAACCTCAGGCAGCTTCAG GATGAGTACGACCAGCAGCAGACCCACCTGGCCATCACTCTGTCCCAGAGACTGGCCCAGGAGGAGCTGCAGCAcctggaggacagggagagggggaagatgaAGCACAGGGCTCAGAGCCAAGCCCCAGGATCCACTCAGGCCACATACACCTGGCAGGGCTCACTGAACCTAACTCATACAGGGAGCCTCCATAGGGACGGGGAGGAAGAGAACAAGGAGGAAGAGTTGACCCCTAAAGCAGAGAGGAGCCCCCCGTCCATGAGGGCCTTCCCTGCCCTGACGGACCAGGATGAGGAGTCGCCCCCGTGGCTGGGGGGAGATGTAGAGGGACAGAACAGCGCCTCCTTCAACCCCTTTAAGGAGGAAGACTCCACCACGGTGGAGGAGGATCCGTCCAACCCGTTCTCCGAGGAGATCCAGAAGGAGCACAAGGAGGTAGCTAACGGAAAGAAGGAGTACAACCCgtttgaggaggaagaggagggcggGGTGCAAGGGCAGGCTGATGGCGTCACAGGCAACCCTTTCGAAGAGGAGGAGAACAATGAAGGTAACCCTTTTAAAGAGGCTTCTGGGAATACCCCGCCGGGAGCCTCGACCAATCCCTTTGAAGAGGAGGGTGAGGCAGCAATGACAGACGTTGACCTGATCGAGGAGGAGTTGCTGCTGCAGCAGATCGATAACATTCGGGCGTACATCTTCGACGCCAAGCTCAACGGGAGGCTGGATGAGGTGGAGCTGCTGTCAGAGAACCTGAGAGAGCTGCAGCGCACCCTGCAGGAACAGAAgcttaagacacactga
- the rbsn gene encoding rabenosyn-5 isoform X2, producing the protein MRQGHTVGVTATTLHPPINMASSYLPPFEGTGEVKEGFLCPLCLKDLQSFYQLQEHYEEEHSGDDRHVRGQLKSLVQKAKKAKDKLLKRDGEDKPEMDSYESFYYGGVDPYMWEPQELGATRSHLDFFKKHRAARIDHYVIEVNKLIIRLEKLTSFDRMNIDAGKIRAIEKSVVSWVSDSDVPFCPDCGNKFNLRNRRHHCRLCGSIMYKLTSGTREALSVPGSPGQSQSPPTGGGGGSISGMGSRRGSISSLSSVTSILEEKDDERIRCCCHCMDTLMRKQQKLEEKDHVPDIVKLYERLRLCMDKVDERAPEYIRMAESLNAGETTYNLDTAGGLRMEVQKYYELIDALSKRILTLGMKEEPQPHPKNLQLQRMVRYTATLFVQEKLLGLMSLPTKDKYEELKMKRKQEQEKRLAQERLAAQKRRQDSEKNRPASSTNGEPPQAPRVLRMTKAGGWLPSSDTLHTHGELEDPMLQQIENIRSFLRQAKAAHRHDEVAMLEENLRQLQDEYDQQQTHLAITLSQRLAQEELQHLEDRERGKMKHRAQSQAPGSTQATYTWQGSLNLTHTGSLHRDGEEENKEEELTPKAERSPPSMRAFPALTDQDEESPPWLGGDVEGQNSASFNPFKEEDSTTVEEDPSNPFSEEIQKEHKEVANGKKEYNPFEEEEEGGVQGQADGVTGNPFEEEENNEGNPFKEASGNTPPGASTNPFEEEGEAAMTDVDLIEEELLLQQIDNIRAYIFDAKLNGRLDEVELLSENLRELQRTLQEQKLKTH; encoded by the exons ATGAGACAGGGACACACCGTGGGTGTCACTGCTACCACCCTGCACCCCCCCATCAACATGGCCTCCAGCTACCTGCCCCCCTTTGAGGGCACAGGGGAGGTGAAGGAGGGCTTCCTGTGCCCGCTTTGCCTGAAGGACCTGCAGTCATTCTACCAGCTGCAGGAGCACTATGAGGAGGAACACTCTGGGGATGACAGACATGTCAGGGGACAGCTCAAGA GTCTAGTCCAGAAGGCTAAGAAAGCCAAAGACAAGCTGctgaagagggatggagaggacaaGCCAGAGATGGACAGCTATGAGTCCTTCTACTACGGTGGAGTAGACCCCTACATGTGGGAGCCTCAGGAGCTGG GAGCCACCAGAAGTCATCTGGACTTCTTCAAGAAGCACAGAGCTGCCAGGATCGACCACTACGTCATCGAGGTCAACAAGCTAATTATCAGGCTGGAGAAA CTGACCTCATTTGACAGGATGAACATAGATGCAGGCAAGATTAGAG cgATTGAGAAGTCTGTTGTGTCGTGGGTGAGTGACTCTGATGTCCCGTTCTGTCCCGACTGCGGGAACAAGTTCAACCTCCGGAACAGACGACACCACTGCCGTCTCTGTGGCTCTATCATGT ACAAGCTGACCAGTGGGACACGGGAGGCCCTGAGTGTTCCAGGCAGCCCGGGCCAGTCTCAGTCCCCTCCAACAGGGGGTGGTGGGGGCAGCATCAGCGGGATGGGCTCCAGGAGAGGCAGCATCAGCAGCCTGAGCAGTGTCACCTCCATTCTGGAAGAGAAGGATGACGAGAGGATCCGTTGCTGCTGCCACTGCATGGACACCCTGATGAGGAAACAGCAGAAACTGGAGGAGAAGGACCACGTGCCTGACATCGTCAAGCTCTACGAG AGGCTGAGGCTGTGCATGGACAAGGTGGACGAGAGAGCTCCAGAGTACATCAGAATGGCTGAGTCTCTTAA TGCTGGAGAGACCACCTATAACCTGGACACGGCTGGTGGACTGAGAATGGAAGTCCAGAAATACTACGAACTTATCGATGCACTGAG TAAGAGGATCTTAACACTGGGAATGAAGGAGGAGCCACAGCCCCATCCAAAGAATCTCCAGCTGCAGAGGATGGTCAGATACACAGCCACACTGTTCGTCCAG GAGAAGTTACTGGGTCTGATGTCTCTGCCCACTAAGGACAAGTATGAGGAGCTGAAGATGAAGCGgaagcaggagcaggagaagaggcTCGCCCAGGAAAGACTG GCTGCCCAGAAGAGAAGGCAGGACTCTGAGAAGAACCGCCCAGCCTCTAGCACCAACGGGGAGCCTCCCCAGGCCCCCAGAGTCCTCCGCATGACCAAAGCTGGAGGCTGGCTGCCCTCCTCAGACACCCTCCACACCCACGGGGAGCTGGAAGACCCCATGCTGCAGCAGATAGAGAATATCCGGTCGTTCCTGCGGCAGGCCAAGGCCGCCCATAGACATGACGAGGTGGCCATGCTGGAGGAGAACCTCAGGCAGCTTCAG GATGAGTACGACCAGCAGCAGACCCACCTGGCCATCACTCTGTCCCAGAGACTGGCCCAGGAGGAGCTGCAGCAcctggaggacagggagagggggaagatgaAGCACAGGGCTCAGAGCCAAGCCCCAGGATCCACTCAGGCCACATACACCTGGCAGGGCTCACTGAACCTAACTCATACAGGGAGCCTCCATAGGGACGGGGAGGAAGAGAACAAGGAGGAAGAGTTGACCCCTAAAGCAGAGAGGAGCCCCCCGTCCATGAGGGCCTTCCCTGCCCTGACGGACCAGGATGAGGAGTCGCCCCCGTGGCTGGGGGGAGATGTAGAGGGACAGAACAGCGCCTCCTTCAACCCCTTTAAGGAGGAAGACTCCACCACGGTGGAGGAGGATCCGTCCAACCCGTTCTCCGAGGAGATCCAGAAGGAGCACAAGGAGGTAGCTAACGGAAAGAAGGAGTACAACCCgtttgaggaggaagaggagggcggGGTGCAAGGGCAGGCTGATGGCGTCACAGGCAACCCTTTCGAAGAGGAGGAGAACAATGAAGGTAACCCTTTTAAAGAGGCTTCTGGGAATACCCCGCCGGGAGCCTCGACCAATCCCTTTGAAGAGGAGGGTGAGGCAGCAATGACAGACGTTGACCTGATCGAGGAGGAGTTGCTGCTGCAGCAGATCGATAACATTCGGGCGTACATCTTCGACGCCAAGCTCAACGGGAGGCTGGATGAGGTGGAGCTGCTGTCAGAGAACCTGAGAGAGCTGCAGCGCACCCTGCAGGAACAGAAgcttaagacacactga